GGGGCGAACGCCTCGCTGGGCGGGATGGCCGCCACCAACGCCTCCGGGACCACCACCGTGCGCTACGGTGGGATGCGGCAGAACGTGCTGGCCCTGGAGGTCGTCCTGGCGGATGGGGAGACCCTAGAGCTGGGCCGGGCGGTGCGCAAAACCAGTGCCGGGTACGATTTAAAAGATCTCTTCATCGGCTCCGAGGGCACTTTAGGGGTCATCACCCGCCTCACCCTGAAGCTTCACCCCCTCCCCGAGCATATCCACACCCTGCGGGTCTTTTTCGAAAGCCTCGAGGCCGCCGCCGACGCGGCTTATCAGCTGATGGGCTCGGGGCTCCCGCTGGCCCGGCTGGAGCTGGTGGACGAGCTGGGGCTACAGGCGGTGAACCGCTATCTGGGGCGCGATTACCCCGAGAGGCCGGGGCTCTTCGTGGAGTTCCACTCCTCTACCCGAGAGGCGCTCGAGGCCGAGTCCACAAGCGCCCTGGCCTTGATGCGAGAAGCCGGAGCCCTGCGGGTAGACGCTGCCCTCACCCCAGAGGAGCGCACCCTCCAGTGGGAGGCGCGGCACCAGCTGTACTGGGCGCTGGTGGCCCAGTACCCCGGACATCGGTTCATGATTACCGATACCATAGTGCCGATTTCGAAAATGCCGGAGCTGGTGCGCTTCGCCAGGGCCACCCTACAGGAGATGGGCCTCGGCGGGAGCATCGTGGGGCACGTGGGCGATGGAAACTTCCACACCCTCATCGCCACCGACGAAACCCTCTACCCCAAAGCCGAAGCCTTCGCTGCCAGGCTGGTAGAACATGCCCTAGACCTGGGAGGTAGCTGCTCGGGGGAGCACGGGGTGGGCCTGCGCAAGAAAAAATACCTCCTGGCCGAGCACGGCGGGACCCTCGAATGGATGCGGCGGATCAAACAGCTATTCGACCCACAGAACCTGCTCAATCCCGGTAAGGTCGTGTAGCGACCCACGGCGCAAGGCGCGCTACGAGGTATACCAACCTCACCCCAACCTTTCCCTGCTAGGGG
The genomic region above belongs to Meiothermus sp. Pnk-1 and contains:
- a CDS encoding FAD-binding oxidoreductase, with the translated sequence MLQSLKARLGQKVSTALADLETHGKDEGYPLRRPPVAVVYAESVEDVRQTLAWARETDTPVIPFGAGTSLEGHTLPLGACVSLDLSRMNRILEVHPEDFLAVVEPGVTREQLNAALKGTGLFFPVDPGANASLGGMAATNASGTTTVRYGGMRQNVLALEVVLADGETLELGRAVRKTSAGYDLKDLFIGSEGTLGVITRLTLKLHPLPEHIHTLRVFFESLEAAADAAYQLMGSGLPLARLELVDELGLQAVNRYLGRDYPERPGLFVEFHSSTREALEAESTSALALMREAGALRVDAALTPEERTLQWEARHQLYWALVAQYPGHRFMITDTIVPISKMPELVRFARATLQEMGLGGSIVGHVGDGNFHTLIATDETLYPKAEAFAARLVEHALDLGGSCSGEHGVGLRKKKYLLAEHGGTLEWMRRIKQLFDPQNLLNPGKVV